A stretch of the Leishmania donovani BPK282A1 complete genome, chromosome 21 genome encodes the following:
- a CDS encoding ring-box protein 1, putative, which produces MQTKDEAGMSAAEEGSKGNRFQLKKWNAVALWSWDIQVDTCAICRNHIMDLCIECQSNPSCSPKDCTVAWGACNHAFHMHCISRWLKTRNVCPLDNKEWVYLRYGA; this is translated from the coding sequence ATGCAGACGAAAGACGAGGCGGGTATGTcagccgcggaggagggtAGCAAAGGAAACCGCTTTCAGCTGAAAAAATGGAACGCCGTCGCGCTATGGTCCTGGGATATTCAAGTGGACACCTGCGCCATCTGTAGAAATCACATCATGGATCTGTGCATCGAATGCCAGTCAAATCCGTCGTGCTCGCCGAAGGACTGCACAGTAGCGTGGGGCGCCTGCAATCATGCCTTTCATATGCACTGCATATCTCGATGGCTAAAGACTCGGAACGTTTGTCCTTTAGACAATAAAGAGTGGGTTTACCTTCGATATGGCGCTTA